AAAGCAAAATAAACAATTTTTTCCGCTCGTGACTTCTTGCCATCTTCCATTACATAATTAATAAATTTGGCAATTGTAACATCATTATATTTGACATCGCCGGCGATGTCTCTTTTTGGGGCTGGCTTCCCTCTCATAATTTTAGAACAGTCGTTAGCTATAGCGACTGCGTATTAACGCAACTCTTAAATAAATTATTTAGCGGCCTTCGGTTTTTTAGCGCCGTAAGCACTGCGGCTTTTCCGTCGAGCTTCAACGCCGGAGGCATCATAGACACCACGAACAACCTTATAACGAACACCAGGCAAATCTTTAGTTTTTCCACCCTTCACCAAAACGATAGAGTGTTCTTGGAGATTGTGTCCCATACCCGGAATATAAGCAGTCACTTCCATACCATTAGATAAACGGACACGGCAGATTTTTCGTAAAGCCGAGTTCGGTTTCTTGGGCGTGGTCGTGGTCACCTTTAAACAAACCCCTTGTTTAAAAGGAGCTCCTTTAGCGACTTCTTTGCGCTTGCGGTGCAAAGTATCCAGGTTCACATGCAAAGCAAGTGAGTGCTGACGCTTTGGTTTAGATTTGCGACCCTTACGAACCAATTGGTTAATTGTAGGCATAACTTTTTCTTATCAGCTGTTGATTAAAGCTTTTAACAACAAAACAGTCCTGAACTGTCAGGACAGCATTTTTTAAATTGCCAGATAAATTTAACAAAAGAAAGAGCTAAAGTCAAGACATTAAAGTTCAACAATTGATTAAAATTTTTTTTAATAACCCTGATCTGTCCTTCACTCTTAAAAAGGCAAACCGGCCAGCCCCCAAGAAATCTTAAAAACCAGTGGAATGAGGTAATCAAAGCCAATAAACAAAAAAAGGAATAGAAATAAGAAACCCCACCATTGGTTGGCATGTAGCAGGCGGAAGCGCCAGCGCGCGGGTAGAAAAACCGCTAAAATTTTTGAGCCATCTAAGGGTGGCAGAGGGATTAAATTAAAGAGCGCTAATAAGACATTAATAATAATCGCCTGCAGTAAAAAATAGGCAAGCGCCGAAGCGGGTCCGAAGAGGCGGAACAATAAAGCCGCAAAAATGGCTAACCCTAAATTGGCTAGCGGGCCAGCGGCGGCGACTTTAGCATCACCATATCTTTTATCGCGCAGATTATTAGGATTATAAGGTACCGGTTTCGCCCAACCAAACAAAAAGGGCGAGTTTACTAAATAAAGAGTGAGCGGCAACAAGAAAGAACCAACCGGATCTAAATGCTTAATCGGGTTAAGCGTGAGGCGGCCGGCATTTTTAGCCGTACTATCCCCTAAACGGTAAGCAGCCAGACCATGAAAAAATTCATGGAAAGTAATAGAGAGAATTAAAATGAGGAGGGAAAAGATTTCAATCATAGAAAAAGCTTAAAGGCTGCTTAATTCTAACACAGCTTGATTATTTTTTAAAACCTTGTTAAGATTGGCTCGAAATTAATCTAAGAAAAAACACCGGTGCCCTTAGTTGCCCGGTTAGTTGTTTTGTAAAAATATGGGAAAAACTTGCGATCTCTGTGGCCGCGGAGCAACCAAAGGTGTTACTCGCTCACACTCCAAAATCAAAACTTTAAAACGACAAGAAATTAACCTCCAAAATAGAAATATTGAAGGAGTAAAAGTTAAGGTCTGCACTGCCTGCTTACGCACGGTTGCTAAAAATGCCGCTAAATAAAAACTTAGTTTTGGTAATTTTTAAATTGGTTTAAAAAGTCCTCAAGTTGGGGGCTTTTTTTGAAGCGCATAGTTTTCTTTAAGTGCCGATAAAGAAGATAAATAATTAAATAATAAACATAAACAAAGTGCTCGCTGATAGTTAAGGAAACGGCCGCGTCTGGTAAAGACGCTAAGAAGCGGCTAATTAAAAAGATCGTTCGCAGCAAGAGATAAGTCCCGGCCCAGAAAAATGCCCCGGAAATAGCAAAAGATAAAATTACATTGGTAATTAAGAGTGGTAAAAGCCAAGTAAACAAAGCCGTTACCAGCAGGTTCGCCACGGGCGCTAGTAAAGAAACACGGCCAAAATTAAGAGCCGAGACGGGCCAGGTAAGGAGCTGGACGAGCATCGTGAGAATGAGCAAACTACGTATCGGGCCCTGGCCAAATTTAGCTTCCGCCAAGGGCTCGCCATAGATAAGAGCGAGTAGCGCTAAATAAGATAGCTGAAAACTTAAGTCGTCGCGCAGCAGTAAAGGATTCTTTAGAAGCATTATGGCAGCGCAAATCAGTAAGAGTGAGCCACTACTAAGGCGCCAACGCTTCCCCGCCCCGCTTAAAACAAAAGTGGACATTAGCACCGAGCGCAAAGCGGAGGCCGAAAAACCGGTTAGGGCCACATAAAACCAGAGAAAAATTATCAGCAGCGGCGCCGCCGCGCGCGCTTTTATTTTTAAACGTTTTAAAAAAAGAAAAAGCATTCCCGCTAACAAACTTAAGTGCGAGCCGGAAATAGCAATTAAATGACTAAGCCCCGTCTCTGAGAAAACAGTTTTATCATCAGCCGTAATTGTTTGCCGATACCCCAACATTAAAGCAGCCGCTAGTCCCGCTTCTGGCTCGGGTAAGTGAGCAATAATTTTTTGGTATAAGCGTGCCTTAAAACGCCACAAAGAAAAGAAAAACCCTTTAGCGACGCCAATCTTTTCCGCTTTCGGAAAATTTAACAATACATAAATTTCTTGCCGAGCCAAATAACGATCATAGCGAAAAGCCGACCAGTTTTCCGGCGCCTCCCAGGTGCCAGAAAAACTAATAATCTCGCCGGCGCGGTAGCGAGGATAAGCCGGCAATCTCATTAAAAATCTTTCCCCCAGTTGCCCGTCAGCGGTTAAATAAATCGCCACCACCTTTTGATAATCACCACCAGGATCAATATCTTCACTGATTAAGGCCCGGCCACTAGCGGTCTCGCCGACCTGAGTCCGCAACTTGGAACTGTTCGCCCGAGAGTCAAATTCCTGATGATAAAAGATTGCCCCAAAAAATAAAATTATTCCTACTAGCCACCACCACGGTGGGCGGCGCCAAAAGACAAAGATTAAGCCAGCCAGTAAAAATAGAGGCTGGCCACTGGCCGCCACAAAAATACCGCTAATAAAAACGGCGGCCAGATAAAGAAAAAATGAGCGTCGCATGAGCTCATTATAAAGAAAGTCTAATTAATTTTACCTCAATTACTTTTCAAAAAAAATTTAATTAGCGCTACTCTGACCAGCGCTAAAGCGAAGATAAGCTTCCATAAAAGGTTTTAGCTCACCATCAAAAACAGCATTTACATCGCTAGTACTATAATTACTCCGATGGTCTTTAACCATTTGATAGGGTTGCAAAACATAAGAACGAATTTGCCGCCCCCAAGAAGCGGTCACGACACCGCCTTTAATATCTTCTAACTCTTCTGCTCGTTCCGAAATACTTAACTGATGCAGCTTGGCTTGTAAAATACCGAGAGCGGTGGCTTTGTTTTGGTGCTGCGAGCGTTCGTTCTGACAGGCGACGACCAGGCCAGTCGGCAGATGCGTAATCCGAACTGCGGACTCAGTCTTGTTAACATTTTGACCACCGGGACCACTGGCTCGAAACAAATCAATTTTTAAATCTTCATCCTTAAGGGGCGGTAAAATTTCGGTCGGTAATTCTGGAGTTACTTCCACTAAGGCAAAAGAAGTCTGCCGTAAAGATTCGCCATCAAAAGGAGAAATCCGCACAAGCCGATGAACGCCATATTCGCACCGCAGATAACCATAGACATAAGGGCCGCTAACTTTATACAAAGCGCTTTTTATTCCGGCCTCATTAGCCAGTAAGCGATCCACTAACTCCACCTTAAAACCAGCGGTTTCGCAAAAACGTAAATACATTCGCTCCAACATCAAGGCAAAATCTTGCGCATCAACCCCGCCGGTGCCGGCATGAATAGAAATATAGGCATCAGCCTCATCATAAGGACCGGACAGTAGAGAATAAAATTCCAAGCCTTGATAAGTTTTTTCCAGGCTGGTCACTTTTTTTTCTAACCCTTTCCGCAGCTCCATTTGAATTTCTTCAAGCGCCACTAAATTGGCAAATTCAATATTCTCCTGTAAATCTTGGGCTAAATCTTCAAAGGGTTTAATTTGTTTTTGTAATTTTTCTAAGGCCTGCCCCACTTTAACCGCCTGCCCTTGGTCTTGCCAAAAATCCGGCGCAGCTTGCTGAGCTTGCAGTTTAGCAACTTCTTCTTTTTTGGCTGCCAAATTCAATAGGCGCGCCAAGGATTGGGTTTTAAC
This window of the Candidatus Parcubacteria bacterium genome carries:
- the rpsL gene encoding 30S ribosomal protein S12 (Derived by automated computational analysis using gene prediction method: Protein Homology. GO_component: GO:0000314 - organellar small ribosomal subunit [Evidence IEA]; GO_component: GO:0022627 - cytosolic small ribosomal subunit [Evidence IEA]; GO_function: GO:0003735 - structural constituent of ribosome [Evidence IEA]; GO_process: GO:0006412 - translation [Evidence IEA]), whose translation is MPTINQLVRKGRKSKPKRQHSLALHVNLDTLHRKRKEVAKGAPFKQGVCLKVTTTTPKKPNSALRKICRVRLSNGMEVTAYIPGMGHNLQEHSIVLVKGGKTKDLPGVRYKVVRGVYDASGVEARRKSRSAYGAKKPKAAK
- a CDS encoding site-2 protease family protein (Derived by automated computational analysis using gene prediction method: Protein Homology.), which gives rise to MIEIFSLLILILSITFHEFFHGLAAYRLGDSTAKNAGRLTLNPIKHLDPVGSFLLPLTLYLVNSPFLFGWAKPVPYNPNNLRDKRYGDAKVAAAGPLANLGLAIFAALLFRLFGPASALAYFLLQAIIINVLLALFNLIPLPPLDGSKILAVFLPARWRFRLLHANQWWGFLFLFLFLFIGFDYLIPLVFKISWGLAGLPF
- a CDS encoding bL28 family ribosomal protein (Derived by automated computational analysis using gene prediction method: Protein Homology. GO_function: GO:0003735 - structural constituent of ribosome [Evidence IEA]; GO_process: GO:0006412 - translation [Evidence IEA]); protein product: MGKTCDLCGRGATKGVTRSHSKIKTLKRQEINLQNRNIEGVKVKVCTACLRTVAKNAAK
- a CDS encoding ComEC/Rec2 family competence protein (Derived by automated computational analysis using gene prediction method: Protein Homology.), encoding MRRSFFLYLAAVFISGIFVAASGQPLFLLAGLIFVFWRRPPWWWLVGIILFFGAIFYHQEFDSRANSSKLRTQVGETASGRALISEDIDPGGDYQKVVAIYLTADGQLGERFLMRLPAYPRYRAGEIISFSGTWEAPENWSAFRYDRYLARQEIYVLLNFPKAEKIGVAKGFFFSLWRFKARLYQKIIAHLPEPEAGLAAALMLGYRQTITADDKTVFSETGLSHLIAISGSHLSLLAGMLFLFLKRLKIKARAAAPLLIIFLWFYVALTGFSASALRSVLMSTFVLSGAGKRWRLSSGSLLLICAAIMLLKNPLLLRDDLSFQLSYLALLALIYGEPLAEAKFGQGPIRSLLILTMLVQLLTWPVSALNFGRVSLLAPVANLLVTALFTWLLPLLITNVILSFAISGAFFWAGTYLLLRTIFLISRFLASLPDAAVSLTISEHFVYVYYLIIYLLYRHLKKTMRFKKSPQLEDFLNQFKNYQN
- the prfB gene encoding peptide chain release factor 2 (Derived by automated computational analysis using gene prediction method: Protein Homology. GO_function: GO:0003747 - translation release factor activity [Evidence IEA]; GO_process: GO:0006415 - translational termination [Evidence IEA]), whose translation is MNNLLAQLEDLQVKTQSLARLLNLAAKKEEVAKLQAQQAAPDFWQDQGQAVKVGQALEKLQKQIKPFEDLAQDLQENIEFANLVALEEIQMELRKGLEKKVTSLEKTYQGLEFYSLLSGPYDEADAYISIHAGTGGVDAQDFALMLERMYLRFCETAGFKVELVDRLLANEAGIKSALYKVSGPYVYGYLRCEYGVHRLVRISPFDGESLRQTSFALVEVTPELPTEILPPLKDEDLKIDLFRASGPGGQNVNKTESAVRITHLPTGLVVACQNERSQHQNKATALGILQAKLHQLSISERAEELEDIKGGVVTASWGRQIRSYVLQPYQMVKDHRSNYSTSDVNAVFDGELKPFMEAYLRFSAGQSSAN